ACCGAGAAATGAATGTGGGCCGGACGCCAGTCGTTGACGCCATTTGGCCAGGGATAGGGGCCCGGCTTGATCGTACGGAAGCTGTAAAAGCCGTCTTCATCGGTGATCGTGCGGCCGCAGCCGCCGAAGTTCGGGTCGAGCGGCGCGAGATAGCTTTCCTTCTTGTGGCGGTATCGGCCGCCGGCATTGGCCTGCCAGAATTCCAGCAACGCCCCCGGCACCGCGCGCCCGCGCTCGTCGAGTACCCGGCCATGAACGATGATGCGCTCGCCGATGGCGCTTTCGCCCGCCCGCGCGAAATTGTGGATCAGATCGTTGTCGAGTTCGCCGATCATAGAATGACCGAAGACCGGACCGGTGATTTCCGAGATCGTGCCGTCGAGCGACAGGAGCGCCTTCTGCGGCGAGCGCAGCACCGAGGTCTTGTAGCCCGGCGTCAGCGCCGGCGCGTGCCACTCACGGTCGCGCGGGAAGAAGGCGCCGGTCTCCGGCTTTCCGTTCGTTCTGTCGGACATCATCTTCTCCCGTCAGGCCGCCTTGCCGGCATCGATCTCGGCGAACACCTGCTTGGCGATCTTGATCGCGTGGTTGGCCGCCGGCACGCCGGCATAGATCGCCACATGCAGCAGCGCCTCGCAGATATCCTCGCGGCTTGCGCCGGTGTTGGTCGTCGCCCGCACGTGCATGGCCACCTCGTCGTCCTGGCCGAGGGCGGCGAGCAGGGCGATCGTCACGATCGAGCGCTCGCGCTTCGTCCAGGTCGGCCGGGACCAGACATGGCCCCAGGCCGCTTCGGTGATCAACTCCTGAAAGGGGCGATCGAATTCGGTGGAACCCGACTGCGTCCGATCCACGTGATTGTCGCCGAGCACGGCCCGGCGCGTGGCCATGCCCTGGCGATAGCGGTCGGAGGGCGCAGAAGCGTCACTCATGGGTCTTGTCTCCATGCATTGCGATTTCAAAGAAGGCGCGAAGCACCGCGGTCAAGGTTTCAGGGTTTTCGACGCAGGGAATGTGACCGGCATCGCGGATGACTTCGTAGCGGGCTCCCGGGATGAGGCGGGCAGTCGCAAGCACCACATCCGGCGGCGTCGAGCCGTCCTGGTCGCCGACGACACAGAGCGTGGGCACCGCGATGCGGGCGGCGGCCTCGGTGTAATCGGCATCGCGGATGGCGGCGCAGGTGGCGATGTATCCGGTCACCGGCTGGCGCACTAGCATGTTGCGGTAGCCGGCATAGGCGGTGTTTTCTGGCCGGCGGAAGGCCGGGGTGAACCAGCGTTCGAGCACACCGTCGGCGATCCCTTCGATGCCGTGTTCCTCGATGGCAGCGATGCGCGCCGCCCACATCTCGGCCGTACCGATCTTGTGTGCCGTGTCGCAAAGTACCAGCGCACGCACAAGATCGGGCCGGCGCTGGTAGAGCGACTGCGCAATCAACCCGCCGACCGAAAGACCGCAGACGATCGCCTGCTTGACCGAGAGCATATCGAGCAGGCCGGCTAGGTCGTTGGCGTGATCCTCGATCGCGTAAGGGATCGGACCGATATCGGAGAGGCCATGGCCGCGCTTGTCATAGAGGACGATGGCATAATCGCCGGCGAGCCGGACGATAACGTCGCGCCAGATACGAAAATCCGTGCCGAGCGAATTGGCAAAAACCAGCACCGGACGGTCGCCGGTCGCGCCGATCACCTGGTAGTGGATCGTGATGTCGTTGATGCGGGCAAACTGCACGGGCTCTCTCCTCCGCCACCAAATTGGATATTTAATCTGGTTAGGTAAAATGATATTTCATGGCATTTCATTAACTTGAGGGTTATGAATTCCATGATCGACGCCCGGGTCAAGTTTCGCCATCTGCAGACTTTTGTCGAGGTCTCCCGGCAGAAGAGCGTCATGAAGGCGGCCGAACTGCTGCATGTCAGCCAACCGGCCGTAACCAAGACGATCCGCGAGCTCGAAGAGGTACTTGGCGTCGCGGTCTTCGAGCGCGACGGGCGCGGTATCAAGATAACACGTTATGGCGAGGTGTTCCTGCGCCACGCCGGTGCAGCGCTGACGGCCCTGCGGCAGGGGCTCGATTCCGTCTCGCAGGAACGCGACGGCGACGGCGTTCCGGTCAGGGTCGGCGCGCTGCCGACGGTCTCGACACGGATCATGCCGCTCGCCATGACGCTCTTCCTCAAGGAGGATACCGGCGCCCGCATCAAGATCGTCACCGGCGAAAACGCCGTGCTCCTCGAGCAATTGCGCGTCGGCGATCTTGATCTGGTCGTCGGGCGGCTTGCGGCACCGGAGAAAATGACGGGCTTTTCCTTCGAGCACCTCTATTCCGAGCAAGTGGTTTTTGCCGTGCGCGCCGGGCATCCGCTGCTTTCAGGCGCGCATTCCACCTTTGCACGGCTTGCGGATTTCCCGGTGCTGATGCCGACGCGCGCCTCGATCATTCGCCCTTTCGTCGAGCGCTTCCTGATCACCAACGGCATCGCCAGCCTGCCGAACCAGATCGAGACCGTGTCCGACGCCTTTGGCCGCGCCTTCGTCCGGGCGAGCGATGCGATCTGGATCATTTCGGCCGGCGTGGTCGCCAGCGACGTCGACGATGGAACGATCGCCATCCTGCCAATCGACACCAGCGAGACCAAGGGCCCGGTTGGGCTTACCATGCGCGCCGATGCGGCACCGACACTGGCCCTGTCCATCCTGATGCAGACCATTCGCGAGGCGGCCACCGACGTCGCCTCCAAACTCTGAGCCGCATGCCCGGAATTCGCGGCTTTACAAGCCCCGGCCGGCAACCGAGATTGCGGGCCCGACAGACTGGTGACCTGATGCCGACCTCTCCGCTTCTCGTTGAAGGCTTTTCCCAAAGCCACATTCCCGAAATGCTCGACTGGTTCTCGAACCTCGAAGCGCTGGTGCAATGGGGCGGCCCCGGCCTGTCCTTCCCGCTCGAGGCGGGGCAGCTCGATGCCATGATCGCGGAAACCTTTGGCGCCGAACCCGGGCGGTCCATGTTCGCCGGTCTGGTCGACGACAAGCTTGCCGGCCATGCGCAGGTAGCACTCGATTGGCAGAACGGTCTCGGCCGTCTCAGCCGGGTCGCCATCAATCCGCGCATGCGCGGCCGGGGCCTCGCCCAGCCATTCCTGCGCGAGGTAACCAGCCGCTTCTTCGCCAACCCTGCCTTCGAGCGACTGGAACTCAACGTCTACACGTTCAACGAGGCGGCAATCCGCACCTACCGCAGCCTCGGCTTTCGCGAGGAAGGCGTGCGGCGATCCTCGGCCAAGGTCGGTAACGCCCGTTGGGACACGGCGATCTACGGCCTGCTCAGGAACGAGTGGAACTGACGGCGCGGCGAAACGTCAGTACGGCAGCCCAACATAATTCTCGGCAAGCACCGTCTCGGCGGCAACCGAATGGGTGAGGTAGTCGAGCTCGGCTTCCTGGATGCGCTGGTCGAAATCCCCGGTGTCCGGAAAGCGGTGCAGCATCGTCGTCATCCACCAGGAGAAACGCACCGCCTTCCAGACGCGCGCAAGGGCCCGTGCGGAGTAAGCGTCGACGCCGGCATTCGAGCGGTCCTGATAGTGCTCGAGCAGCCCTTCGAAGAGATAATGCACGTCGCTGGCCGCGAGATTCAGCCCCTTCGCGCCCGTCGGCGGAACGATATGGGCGGCATCGCCGACCAGAAAGAGCCGGCCGAAACGCATCGGCTCGGCGACAAATGATCGGAGCGGCGCGATCGACTTCTCGAAAGACGGTCCGGTCACCATCGCCTCGGCATGATGCTGCGGCAGCCGCCGGCGCAACTCATCCCAGAAGCGGTCGTCGGACCAGTCTTCGATCTTTTCGCTCACCGCGCATTGAATGTAGTAGCGGCTGCGCGTCTGGGAGCGCATCGAGCAAAGCGCAAAGCCACGCGGATGGTTGGCATAAATAAGTTCGTGATCGACCGGCGGCACGTCGGCGAGGATACCGAGCCAGCCGAAGGGGTAGACCTTTTCGAAGGTGTGCAACGCCTTTTCGGGCACTGACTTGCGGCTGACACCGTGAAAGCCGTCGCAGCCAGCGATGAAGTCGCAGTCGATGCGCTGGGTTGCGCCATCCTTCTCAAAGGTGACGTAGGGCAGATGGCCGTCAAAATCATGCGGCTCGACATGGGCGACCTCATAGATCGTCGTCGCGCCGGATTGTTCGCGGCGCTCCATCAGGTCGCGCGTCAGTTCCGTCTGGCCATAGACCATCACGCGTTTGCCGCCGGTGAGATGCAACAGATCGATGCGGTGGTCACGGCCGTCGAAGGCGAGCGAGAAGCCGTCATGCGGCAGCCCCTCCTTGTGCATCCGCGCGCCGGCCCTGGCGCGATCCATCAAACCGACCGTCCCTTCCTCCAGCACGCCGGCGCGCACGCGGCCGAGGATATAGTCCTTGCTCACGCGATCGAGGATGACATTGTCGATGCCGGCCTCCGTCAGCAATTGCCCAAGCAGCAGCCCCGATGGACCCGACCCGATGATGACGACCTTGGTGCGCATGCTCTCCTCCGGCATTGTCTTTCGGCAGAATTGTCTTTTGACAAAATCTGCGCGCGGCCGGCTTCGCTCTCAATGGACAAAGCCGACATGAAATTGCACAAATCGAACATGGCTTCAGAGCGCGCGACATGAAGAAGACGGTTCCGACCTACGAACTCTATGGAGAAAAGACCGGTGAACGGCCGGATTTCTGGCTGCATTGCGAGACCATCCCGTCACGAAGCAGCCTCTACCACTGGGAAATCGGGCTGCACCGGCACGAGAGCTTCTTTCAGATCTTGTACATTGCCGGCGGCTCGGGCGATGCGGTCTTTGGCAGTGGCGTGCACATGATCGAACCGCCTATGGTCATCACCGTTCCGCCGGCGCTTAACCACGGCTTCCGCTTCTCGCGCAACATCGACGGCTTCGTCTTCACCATTCTGGCGTCCCATCTGAAGACATCACCCGGCGAGCGCAACCGGCTCGGCTCCTGGCTCGCGGCGCCGCATATGACCCGGCTCGATGACCGCGAGGATGCGGCCTATATCGCCGCGACCCTCACACGTTTGGCCAAGGAATGGGAGACCAGCCGCAGCAATCGCGCAGACCTGCTGGATGCGTATCTTACCTCCGTCCTGACGCTGACAGCGCGCCTCGACGAAGCGAGCGACGAGCGGGACGATACAGCCGACAGTGAAAACGAACGAAGAGTCCAGCGCTTCCAGGCGCTTTTGCAGCAGCACCACCGCTCGCATTGGCCGGCCGCCGCCTATGCCCGCGAGCTCGGCCTGTCGCCGACCCATCTCAACCGGATCACGCGCGCGATCGCCGGTCTCAGCGCTCACGAGATGATCGCGCAAAAGCTTGTCGGTGAGGCGCGGCGCGAACTCGTTTTCACCCGCGCCAGCGTCCAGGAAATCAGCTTCCGCCTTGGCTTCGCCGATCCCGCCTATTTCTCCCGTTTCTTCCTGCGCCAGACGGGCGTGACACCCCGCGCCTGGCGGCTGGCAGAGCGGGACAGGCTCGGCGCCTGACCCGCCAACAACATCGCCCTGCGCGGAAATTGCATACAATCCAAAAAGACTTTTGCAACGACTCAAAACGGGAGCAGAATCAAGGCTCGGGTCCGAGGGGGACCCGGAGGATATACGGAGGAAGACATGGCAGTACGCGATCCGTCGCCCTCGTTGTATAACGAGGATCTGGCACCGGCCGAGGAGCGCCGTTGGGGCGCTTTCAGCATCTTCAATGTATGGACATCCGACGTGCATAGCCTGTGGGGCTATTACCTCGCAGCAAGTCTGTTCCTGCTCTGCGGCAGCTTCGTGAACTTCGTCATCGCGATCGGCATCGGATCGCTGGTGATCTTCTTCCTGATGAGCCTCGTCGGCAATGCGGGCGTTCGTACCGGTGTGCCCTTCCCGGTACTCGCGCGCGCCTCCTTCGGCACCTTCGGCGCAAACGTGCCGGCGCTGGTGCGCGCCGTCGTCGCCTGCTTCTGGTATGGCGCACAGACGGCCGCCGCCTCGGGCGCGATCGTCGCCCTTCTCGTCCGCAACGAAAGCATGCTGGCCTTCCACCAGAACAGCCACATGCTCGGCCACTCGACGCTCGAGGTCATCTGCTACGTCGTCGTCTGGTCGCTGCAACTGTTGATCATCCAGCGCGGCATGGAGACCGTGCGCAAGTTTCAGGACTGGGCTGGCCCCGCGGTCTGGATCATGATGCTGATCCTTGCCGTCTACCTGATCGTCAAATCGGGCACCTTCTCCTTCGGCTCGGAAATTCCGCGCGACGTGCTCATCGAGAAAACCAGGGATGCGGGCGTGCCCTGGGAGCCCGGCAGCTTCCCCGCACTTGCGGCAGTCGCCGCCACCTGGATCACCTATTTCGCAGCGCTCTATCTGAACTTCTGCGACTTCTCGCGTTATGCGACGGACGTAAAGACGCTGCGCAAGGGCAATCTCTGGGGCCTGCCGATCAATCTGCTTGCCTTCTGCCTCGTTGCCGGCGTGACGACGACGGCCGCCTTTGCCGTCTATGGCGAAGTGCTGCTGCACCCGGACCAGATTTCGGCGAAATTCGACAGCTGGTTCCTGGCGCTGCTTGCGGCTCTCACCTTTGCGGTGGCAACGCTTGGCATCAACGTGGTGGCGAACTTCGTGTCGCCCGCCTTCGATTTCGCCAACGTCTTTCCGCGGCAGATCAACTTCAAGCGCGGCGGCTATATCGCAGCCTTGATAGCCCTCGTCCTCTATCCCTTCGCCCCTTGGGAAACGGGTGCGGCGCATTTCGTCAACTTCATCGGGTCGACGATGGGGCCGATCTTCGGGGTGATGATGGTCGACTACTATCTCATCCGCAGGGGGCAACTGAACGTCGAAGCGCTCTACCATGAGGATGGCGAGTTCCGCTTCCAGGGCGGATGGCACGGCAGCGCCTTCGTCGCCTTTGCGATCGGCGCTCTGTTCTCGTCGATCCTGCCGACATTCACCAACGTCCTGCCGGCCTGGTGGGGAATCTATGGCTGGTTCTTCGGCGTCGCGATCGGCGGGGCGATCTACTATGTGCTGAGGATCGGCGAACGCAAGCCGGCCTTTGCCTCCTAGTCGTCCAGCGCCGCACCCGGTCAGACGATCGGGTGCGGCCTCGAGGCCATCACGAGCCTCGGCCCGGGCGACCCAGAATCTGGCGAACGCCTTCCTTGGTAAAGGGCTGGGCCAATTGCTTCAGAAAGCCCGGCGCGATCTGCCCCTTGATGCCGATGTCGGTGGAGGATGGGCGGTTGGGGTTATAGTAGGTCCTGAAAATCAGATCCCAGATCACGACGTTCTCGCCGTAGTTCATGTTGCCTTCGCTCAGATCCTTCGAATGGTGCCAGCGATGCAGGCGCGGTGTGCTGAAGACATAGTCGAAGACACCGGTGCGCATATCGACATTGCAATGCGTAAGGATGCCCATGAACGCCGTAACGGCCCCAAGCCACCAGAAAACATGAAGCGGCGCGCCGAGGAAATAAAGCGGGATCTGGCTCATTGCGAGCTTGAAGAGCGAATCGGCAACGTGGAAACGGCCGGTATTGATGACCCAGAGCCGCACGACGCTGTGATGCAGGGCGTGAAACCGCCAGAAGAACAGCTTTTCATGGGCGATGCGATGCGCCCAATAGAGACCCAGTTCGGCGATCACCACCGCCAGCGCCACCTGAACCATCATCGGCCAATCGGCCGGCCAAAGCCCGAACTTCAGCGCGGCAAGCGGCTGCAGGATGTTGGCGGCATACATGGGGAAGACGGCGGCGATCAGGCCCGCCAGTTGCAGCAGCCCCTTCGTCGCCAGCGTATGCCCGATGTCGTTCACCGTCTCGCCATCTGATAAGAGCCAGCGCCGCTCGTAGGGGATGTAGCGCTCGAGAAGGAACAGGGCAAAGACTGCGGCGGCATAGACCGTCGCGAAAGCGATCATCGGGTGGGTGCTTGCAAAGGCGAAGTACGAACCCAACAGCCCGGAAAAGAACACCAGAGGCCAGGACAGGTATCGCAACATTCGCTTTAGCAGGTACCCGGCCTTCGCAAGGGCGCGGCGGCGCTCTGAAATCATCAACGACGCTCCATCCAATCCAGCAATTCGCGGCATGTGCGCGGGCGGCCGTCGCTGACGCGCCCATCGGAACATGCATCCAGGCGATAGTCCGGCTCGGACCGATCGCCCCACCTCTTGCCGACATACATGTGCCGGATCTCGGTGCATGTGCGCGGTTTTCCGTCACTTAACCGACCATCACGACAGGGATCGTACAGATGCTGTGCGGTCCGCTGCGGATCGTCCGCAATCCACAGCCCTTTGTCGTCGGCATGACTCGAGCCCGCACCGAACAGCAGCATCCACATTGGCAAGACGACCAACCGCATCGACAACCGTCCTTGTTTGAAACGTCATTGCCGAACTTTGAGGGGAGCGGATTACACGAGCATTGCGGAAAGCCGAAGGATGCAACCGGACACAGGCCGAAGCAACCTTTCATTGACTGTGAAAAGAGAATCTGAAATTCTCTTTTCACAGTCAGAAGGAGACGCGCCGATGCGCCCGATGAACAGCGAAGCCTCGCCGGACCAATTGGAAAGCCTGGCATCACTGGACGCAACCGATCAGGCCCGACTTGTATCAACCGGCGCGGTCTCTCCGCTTGAACTCGTCGATGCCGCGATAAAGCGCATCGAACGGCTGAACCCGCACCTCAACGTCCTTGCCTCCAGCGACTTCGATCTTGCCCGCAAACAAGCCCGGGAGATGCGGCCGACGGCGGGCATGCCTTTTGCCGGCGTGCCGACACTGCTGAAAGACCTGCTCGGCTATCCCGGCCACCATGCCGGTTTCGGCTCCCGGTTGTTCAAGGGGCAACCCGCTCAAGGCGGATCGGAATATACCGCGGCGCTCGACGCGGCCGGCCTGATTGTCCTCGGCAAATCGACGACATCGGAGTTCGGCCTGCTCGGCACCACAGAGACACTCGCCCATGGCGCGACGAAGAACCCCTGGAACCCGTCCCTTTCGACGGGCGGATCGTCGGGGGGCGCCGTCGCGGCCGTCGCCTCCGGCATGGTGCCGATCGCCCACGCGTCCGACGGTGGCGGATCGATCCGTGGGCCTTCCTCCTTCTGCGGGCTCTTCGGCTTCAAGCCGAGCCGCGACCGCACGGTGAATGCCGGCCTGCCGCCGACCATGCCCACGGCGCGGCTGATCGGCGACCATTGCGTCAGTCGATCGGTACGCGACAGCGCCACCTGGCTTGCCGCAACGGAACGCAAGGACGTGCCCCAAGCCCTGCCCTCGATCGACGACCTGAAGCGCGGATCACGGAAGCGGCTGCGCATCGGCGTCTATCGGCGCGATGCCTTCGGGCACGGCGTTTCCGCATCAGGCGAAGACGCGCTGAACACCGCCATTTCGGTCTGCGAGGCGCTCGGCCACGACGTCATCGCGTGCGATGGCCCCGATGTCGACGCGCGGGAAATCAGCCAGGCATTCTTCGCGCTGACCGGCACCGCCCTCGCCGGCCTGTTCGACCAGATCGCGGCCATGATGGGCGGTGCCTTCGACGAGGCCCTGTTCGAGCCATATACTGTCGAGCTCGTCCGACGCGCGCGGCGACTGCCGGAGGCAGCCATCGCGGACGCCATGAGGGCGACGGCGATCGCCGAAGCACAGGCAAACCGGACGATCGCCGCCTATGACGTGCTGCTCTCGCCCACCGTTCCCTTCTCCGCCTTCCCGCTTGGGACGGAGGGCCCGACTGAGGATCCGGACCAACTCATCGCCTTCACCGAACGGCTCGCCGGCTTCACCAATGTGGCTTCCTTCGCCGGATGGCCGGCCATGTCGGTGCCGCTTTGCTGGACGCAGGACGGACTGCCGCTCGGGTGCCACTTCGCCGCTGCAACGGGCGAGGATGCGCTGCTCTTCTCGCTTGCCTTCCAGCTGGAAGAAGCTATGCCCTGGCAGCCAAGACTGGTCGCGCTTTCGGAAAGGCTCTCATGCCTCAGCGCCTGAAACAGGAAGTGCGCGAGCGGCTCATTGCGGCCGCGGCTGCGGTATTCGCCGAGCAGGGCTTCGAGAAGGCAAAGCTTGCCGATGTCGCGGAGCGCGCCGGTACGAGCCCCAGCAACATCTACAAATATTTCGCCGACAAGGAGGCTCTGTTCCATGAGGTCGTGACGCCATCTCTTGCCGGGAAATTGCTGCGGCTTTTGCGCGCCCGCGTGCGGGAGCTGCGCTCGATCGGCAACTGGCTGACGGCAGATGCCCGGGGCTCGGAGCCTGCCCGGGCCCTTCTGTCCTTCTGGATCGAACAGCGGTTCGCCGTCCTGATCCTGCTTCGCGGCGCGGACGGCACACGCTTTGCCCATGTCAGAGGCCTGATGGTGCGCGAGATGACCCGGCTTGCGTCGCGATACATGATCGAGACCCAGGGCGAAGCAGCGCTCTCGCCGCTGATGCGCTTCATGCTCGAGCGCACCTTCACCAGAACCATAGACACGATCGCCGACACGCTCGGAGCGCACGAGGACGCACCATCCATTCAGGTCGCGATCGACCTCTTCTGGCGCTATCAGCTCGCAGGGCTGCAGTCGCTGATGGCGCCGGCAAAACCTTGAGGCGCGGCGATGCTATCAGTCGCCGGAATAGCGCTCCTCCCGCCACGGATCGCCGCGCATGTGATAGCCGTTCTTCTCCCAGAAACCGGCGGCGTCGCCGGCGCGAAAA
The nucleotide sequence above comes from Ensifer adhaerens. Encoded proteins:
- the pcaH gene encoding protocatechuate 3,4-dioxygenase subunit beta encodes the protein MSDRTNGKPETGAFFPRDREWHAPALTPGYKTSVLRSPQKALLSLDGTISEITGPVFGHSMIGELDNDLIHNFARAGESAIGERIIVHGRVLDERGRAVPGALLEFWQANAGGRYRHKKESYLAPLDPNFGGCGRTITDEDGFYSFRTIKPGPYPWPNGVNDWRPAHIHFSVFGHGFAQRLITQMYFEGDPMIWKCPIVNTIPDRQAIEQLIAPLDWANTIPFDARAYKFDIVLRGRRSTLFENRLEGN
- the pcaC gene encoding 4-carboxymuconolactone decarboxylase; this translates as MSDASAPSDRYRQGMATRRAVLGDNHVDRTQSGSTEFDRPFQELITEAAWGHVWSRPTWTKRERSIVTIALLAALGQDDEVAMHVRATTNTGASREDICEALLHVAIYAGVPAANHAIKIAKQVFAEIDAGKAA
- the pcaD gene encoding 3-oxoadipate enol-lactonase translates to MQFARINDITIHYQVIGATGDRPVLVFANSLGTDFRIWRDVIVRLAGDYAIVLYDKRGHGLSDIGPIPYAIEDHANDLAGLLDMLSVKQAIVCGLSVGGLIAQSLYQRRPDLVRALVLCDTAHKIGTAEMWAARIAAIEEHGIEGIADGVLERWFTPAFRRPENTAYAGYRNMLVRQPVTGYIATCAAIRDADYTEAAARIAVPTLCVVGDQDGSTPPDVVLATARLIPGARYEVIRDAGHIPCVENPETLTAVLRAFFEIAMHGDKTHE
- the pcaQ gene encoding pca operon transcription factor PcaQ, whose protein sequence is MIDARVKFRHLQTFVEVSRQKSVMKAAELLHVSQPAVTKTIRELEEVLGVAVFERDGRGIKITRYGEVFLRHAGAALTALRQGLDSVSQERDGDGVPVRVGALPTVSTRIMPLAMTLFLKEDTGARIKIVTGENAVLLEQLRVGDLDLVVGRLAAPEKMTGFSFEHLYSEQVVFAVRAGHPLLSGAHSTFARLADFPVLMPTRASIIRPFVERFLITNGIASLPNQIETVSDAFGRAFVRASDAIWIISAGVVASDVDDGTIAILPIDTSETKGPVGLTMRADAAPTLALSILMQTIREAATDVASKL
- a CDS encoding GNAT family N-acetyltransferase, which translates into the protein MPTSPLLVEGFSQSHIPEMLDWFSNLEALVQWGGPGLSFPLEAGQLDAMIAETFGAEPGRSMFAGLVDDKLAGHAQVALDWQNGLGRLSRVAINPRMRGRGLAQPFLREVTSRFFANPAFERLELNVYTFNEAAIRTYRSLGFREEGVRRSSAKVGNARWDTAIYGLLRNEWN
- the pobA gene encoding 4-hydroxybenzoate 3-monooxygenase, with amino-acid sequence MRTKVVIIGSGPSGLLLGQLLTEAGIDNVILDRVSKDYILGRVRAGVLEEGTVGLMDRARAGARMHKEGLPHDGFSLAFDGRDHRIDLLHLTGGKRVMVYGQTELTRDLMERREQSGATTIYEVAHVEPHDFDGHLPYVTFEKDGATQRIDCDFIAGCDGFHGVSRKSVPEKALHTFEKVYPFGWLGILADVPPVDHELIYANHPRGFALCSMRSQTRSRYYIQCAVSEKIEDWSDDRFWDELRRRLPQHHAEAMVTGPSFEKSIAPLRSFVAEPMRFGRLFLVGDAAHIVPPTGAKGLNLAASDVHYLFEGLLEHYQDRSNAGVDAYSARALARVWKAVRFSWWMTTMLHRFPDTGDFDQRIQEAELDYLTHSVAAETVLAENYVGLPY
- a CDS encoding helix-turn-helix domain-containing protein, coding for MKKTVPTYELYGEKTGERPDFWLHCETIPSRSSLYHWEIGLHRHESFFQILYIAGGSGDAVFGSGVHMIEPPMVITVPPALNHGFRFSRNIDGFVFTILASHLKTSPGERNRLGSWLAAPHMTRLDDREDAAYIAATLTRLAKEWETSRSNRADLLDAYLTSVLTLTARLDEASDERDDTADSENERRVQRFQALLQQHHRSHWPAAAYARELGLSPTHLNRITRAIAGLSAHEMIAQKLVGEARRELVFTRASVQEISFRLGFADPAYFSRFFLRQTGVTPRAWRLAERDRLGA
- a CDS encoding NCS1 family nucleobase:cation symporter-1, translated to MAVRDPSPSLYNEDLAPAEERRWGAFSIFNVWTSDVHSLWGYYLAASLFLLCGSFVNFVIAIGIGSLVIFFLMSLVGNAGVRTGVPFPVLARASFGTFGANVPALVRAVVACFWYGAQTAAASGAIVALLVRNESMLAFHQNSHMLGHSTLEVICYVVVWSLQLLIIQRGMETVRKFQDWAGPAVWIMMLILAVYLIVKSGTFSFGSEIPRDVLIEKTRDAGVPWEPGSFPALAAVAATWITYFAALYLNFCDFSRYATDVKTLRKGNLWGLPINLLAFCLVAGVTTTAAFAVYGEVLLHPDQISAKFDSWFLALLAALTFAVATLGINVVANFVSPAFDFANVFPRQINFKRGGYIAALIALVLYPFAPWETGAAHFVNFIGSTMGPIFGVMMVDYYLIRRGQLNVEALYHEDGEFRFQGGWHGSAFVAFAIGALFSSILPTFTNVLPAWWGIYGWFFGVAIGGAIYYVLRIGERKPAFAS
- a CDS encoding sterol desaturase family protein; its protein translation is MISERRRALAKAGYLLKRMLRYLSWPLVFFSGLLGSYFAFASTHPMIAFATVYAAAVFALFLLERYIPYERRWLLSDGETVNDIGHTLATKGLLQLAGLIAAVFPMYAANILQPLAALKFGLWPADWPMMVQVALAVVIAELGLYWAHRIAHEKLFFWRFHALHHSVVRLWVINTGRFHVADSLFKLAMSQIPLYFLGAPLHVFWWLGAVTAFMGILTHCNVDMRTGVFDYVFSTPRLHRWHHSKDLSEGNMNYGENVVIWDLIFRTYYNPNRPSSTDIGIKGQIAPGFLKQLAQPFTKEGVRQILGRPGRGS
- a CDS encoding amidase produces the protein MRPMNSEASPDQLESLASLDATDQARLVSTGAVSPLELVDAAIKRIERLNPHLNVLASSDFDLARKQAREMRPTAGMPFAGVPTLLKDLLGYPGHHAGFGSRLFKGQPAQGGSEYTAALDAAGLIVLGKSTTSEFGLLGTTETLAHGATKNPWNPSLSTGGSSGGAVAAVASGMVPIAHASDGGGSIRGPSSFCGLFGFKPSRDRTVNAGLPPTMPTARLIGDHCVSRSVRDSATWLAATERKDVPQALPSIDDLKRGSRKRLRIGVYRRDAFGHGVSASGEDALNTAISVCEALGHDVIACDGPDVDAREISQAFFALTGTALAGLFDQIAAMMGGAFDEALFEPYTVELVRRARRLPEAAIADAMRATAIAEAQANRTIAAYDVLLSPTVPFSAFPLGTEGPTEDPDQLIAFTERLAGFTNVASFAGWPAMSVPLCWTQDGLPLGCHFAAATGEDALLFSLAFQLEEAMPWQPRLVALSERLSCLSA
- a CDS encoding TetR/AcrR family transcriptional regulator; the encoded protein is MPQRLKQEVRERLIAAAAAVFAEQGFEKAKLADVAERAGTSPSNIYKYFADKEALFHEVVTPSLAGKLLRLLRARVRELRSIGNWLTADARGSEPARALLSFWIEQRFAVLILLRGADGTRFAHVRGLMVREMTRLASRYMIETQGEAALSPLMRFMLERTFTRTIDTIADTLGAHEDAPSIQVAIDLFWRYQLAGLQSLMAPAKP